A window of Mytilus edulis chromosome 10, xbMytEdul2.2, whole genome shotgun sequence contains these coding sequences:
- the LOC139491953 gene encoding uncharacterized protein isoform X7: protein MPEKREEEVVSPSLQRANLRFRWAKTIPVSSNEIIFFSSHKMEEPLKLTWSEGADCYYSKDLEVPTGMYKGTLVIDEKSYPIDEVTVKHYTFEADLYVKDDIIEDNFSAEREKTVEDVDTYSDTNKSSNDQTGLHYTGKIEDIIRQQMHSVSPEQEFTVKSDHGSGRHTPIGDVGFETYQDGLNNSYSKHLNASVVEDEIEQSFNQSQHSSKPQTPQPTVEEIIENTLRESRSQERTTPQSDRLADFFSSEDQRISTDKILNGDGSLEFAEHYKSPSSSARQTPQRDFIGDVLGFDQPKSTEGSVHSYEQRRTPIRSVEGSLHSSARHTPLEGSMHGSDRRTSLEGSLHGSTRHTPLEGSLHGSDRRTPLDGSFHGSDRRTPLEGSLHGSLGRHTPLDDIVQTASPAGSLHGSTHSSTRQTPLQTSTRQTPSETFRTSQENLYGSHSSLPGHGGSRPLSLTSEQELTQYFEQSSKRVSEPASTGSTKTPTPQQYSSGIQSNGNRAHGASSLPVITTQQRLQAEKRSKTPDNYIRVPGSMTSPAAVARPSSVTRGSTSSSRASNRTITPGDDVERQLSMDSVVQKRIEDLEDTVRNLRKLLSAREQEVHELTDQLNDIRDINRSLQDDLEHSREKQSSTPKPGKNQELERRYGLLSNEKEILAQEVVKLHDHINDLQQRLERDGRPDGETHPSISSYDPNNPNALQRKIADLQSQVQDLQEANESAVLEVNNSERKIKELTKQNEGFRTTQNVGHQDLHAENRMLHDKISKLWEQGYGDSTDHKVRVENQQLRDDNRAIRERNYKLHEENLKLKEEVTEIRRVLERQSSDSKMSRISVGNLEREHMDSKYSSLDRSKLPSLGIEKSPNTSLTLLNGHTDHRPIPEKDGHRYSYRQNKEEKLYTGLSERESVNKYSTQIDDSKYRTSMEKSEPYLRNTYVSDDLKSSYDTDARTFRDVENKEESRFRSSLERAEAKLRSSLEKNSYLDKITRYETKGTDRLKTDRSLDRSLDRSRTHERPKSETYRSMPDGISDKDERSPSQRYDLTPTRHHDNRIDRKTEYEKRNDYGLESKSLTSIDRDYKTLTASYPELARIVPTSDAEKRREMSRSEVDLRPKRGRSRSPDRHNCTARSASPKRGLPKPSGFRFRNITKHRMPHQTYKWDGRFACAQCGSHLLKHLLGLNRTEGYLRDEDMSRYTCTRPRVDTRMSYSTQDYHNRDYDAYNSYDKKYTSYQSDGNESDTATDILVSAQPYEQRISPVSPIESQDHKGHSKYHRRSYSQRRDSLGSDCSSIEDVEESYSKQRLHNRSKSADGRELLRRTEPMGSSGRSPTPNRTDRFGLTTGDPGFRSITPNVLPTQHNRLLDRGSLTNITTGLRPFAPRTPGDINIEDVVKFSRQGGKLSQGKIKFVGHLPGRSDIYLGVELDKEDGKHDGTFEGVRYYKCKPNKGVFVAFNKVVMAWAPNL from the exons ATATTATTGAGGATAATTTCTCTGCTGAACGAGAGAAGACCGTGGAAGATGTTGATACATACAGCGACACTAATAAATCTAGTAATGACCAAACAGGGTTACATTATACAGGCAAAATTGAGGACATTATACGACAACAGATGCATTCAGTCAGCCCTGAACAAGAGTTCACAGTTAAATCAGACCATGGTTCTGGCAGACATACACCTATAGGTGATGTTGGTTTTGAGACATACCAAGATGGATTAAATAATTCTTATAGCAAACATTTAAATGCATCTGTCGTGGAGGATGAAATCGAACAGAGTTTTAATCAATCTCAGCATTCTTCAAAACCACAAACCCCACAGCCTACAGTGgaagaaataattgaaaatacatTAAGAGAATCAAGAAGTCAGGAGCGAACAACTCCTCAGTCTGATCGTCTGGCTGACTTTTTCAGCAGCGAAGATCAAAGAATTTCTACTGATAAGATTTTAAATGGTGATGGATCATTAGAATTTGCTGAGCATTACAAATCCCCTTCTAGCTCTGCTCGGCAAACACCACAGAGGGACTTCATAGGTGATGTCCTTGGATTTGACCAGCCTAAATCAACTGAAGGCTCTGTCCATAGTTATGAGCAAAGAAGAACACCCATTAGGTCTGTAGAAGGTTCTCTGCATAGTTCAGCTAGACATACACCTTTAGAAGGTTCCATGCATGGTTCAGATAGGCGTACTTCGTTAGAAGGGTCCCTCCATGGATCAACCAGACACACACCTTTAGAAGGTTCTCTGCATGGATCAGATAGACGTACACCTTTAGATGGTTCCTTTCATGGATCAGATAGACGTACACCATTAGAAGGTTCCCTACATGGCTCACTGGGTAGACATACACCGTTAGATGATATAGTACAAACTGCCTCTCCTGCTGGAAGCCTTCATGGATCAACTCACAGTTCTACACGTCAGACCCCATTACAAACATCTACACGACAAACTCCCTCTGAGACCTTCCGAACAAGCCAGGAAAATTTATATGGGTCACACAGCTCATTACCTGGTCATGGTGGCTCAAGGCCCCTGAGTTTGACGAGTGAACAAGAATTAACACAATACTTTGAGCAGAGCAGTAAAAGAGTTAGTGAACCTGCTTCTACAGGATCAACTAAAACACCAACTCCACAACAATATTCTTCAGGAATACAAAGTAACGGTAATAGAGCTCACGGTGCGTCTAGTTTACCAGTAATCACTACACAGCAGAGACTTCAGGCAGAAAAACGTAGCAAGACACCAGATAATTATATCAGGGTTCCTGGTAGCATGACATCTCCTGCTGCTGTAGCTAGACCATCGTCAGTAACAAGAGGCTCCACCTCCTCATCCAGGGCCAGTAATAGGACTATCACACCAGGGGATGATGTGGAGAGACAACTTTCTATG GACAGTGTGGTGCAGAAAAGAATAGAGGATCTAGAAGATACAGTCAGAAATCTACGTAAATTATTAAGTGCTAGGGAACAAGAGGTCCATGAATTAACTGATCAACTCAATGATATTAGAGACATCAATAGGTCTTTACAAGATGATCTGGAACACAGCAGAGAGAAACAGTCAAGTACACCCAAACCTGGAAAAAATCAGGAG ttaGAAAGACGGTATGGCCTGTTATCCAATGAGAAGGAGATATTAGCACAGGAAGTGGTCAAACTACACGATCACATCAATGATTTACAGCAAAGATTAGAGAGAGATGGACGACCTGATGGAGAGACACATCCTAGTATAAGTAGTTACGATCCAAATAATCCAAACGCTCTTCAAAGAAAaatcg ctGACCTACAAAGTCAAGTACAAGACTTACAAGAAGCCAATGAGTCAGCAGTTTTGGAGGTGAATAATTCAGAGAGGAAAATAAAAGAGCTAACAAAACAGAATGAAGGTTTCAGAACAACACAAAATGTTGGTCATCAGGATTTACACGCAGAGAATAGAATGCTACATGATAAG ATATCCAAACTTTGGGAGCAAGGATATGGAGACAGTACAGATCACAAGGTCAGAGTTGAGAACCAACAGCTGAGAGATGATAATCGTGCCATCAGGGAAAGGAATTATAAACTACATGAAGAAAATCTTAAACTGAAAGAGGAAGTTACAGAAATCAGAAGAGTACTAGAGAGACAAAGCTCAGATTCCAAAATGTCTAGAATTAGTGTTGGTAATTTAG AAAGAGAACATATGGATTCCAAATATTCGAGCCTTGATAGATCAAAACTACCAAGTTTAGGAATAGAAAAATCACCAAACACAAGTTTGACTCTTTTAAATGGACATACTGATCATAGACCTATTCCAGAAAAAGATGGTCATCGCTATAGTTACCGACAAAACAAGGAAGAAAAATTATATACTGGACTAAGTGAGAGAGAAAGTGTAAATAAGTACTCTACTCAAATCGATGATTCTAAATATAGAACAAGTATGGAAAAGTCAGAGCCCTATCTACGAAATACTTACGTCAGTGACGATTTAAAGAGTTCTTATGATACAGATGCAAGAACATTTAGAGATGTAGAAAACAAAGAGGAAAGTCGATTTAGAAGTAGTTTGGAAAGAGCAGAAGCTAAATTGAGAAGTAGTTTAGAGAAAAATTCATATTTAGATAAAATTACACGATACGAAACGAAAGGTACTGATAGATTAAAAACTGATAGGAGTTTAGATAGGAGTTTGGATAGAAGTAGAACTCATGAACGACCAAAGTCAGAAACTTATCGCTCGATGCCGGATGGAATTAGTGACAAAGATGAAAGATCGCCTAGTCAGCGATACGATTTGACCCCAACTCGTCACCATgacaacagaattgacagaaagacagaatatgaaaaaagaaatgattATGGCTTAGAATCTAAAAGTCTGACCAGTATAGATAGGGATTATAAAACACTGACGGCATCTTACCCAGAACTAGCAAGAATAGTACCCACCTCTGATGCAGAAAAACGGAGAG AAATGTCTCGATCAGAGGTTGACCTTCGTCCTAAACGAGGACGTTCCAGATCACCAGATCGGCACAATTGTACAGCAAGATCTGCCAGCCCTAAAAGAGGGTTGCCAAAGCCTTCTGGCTTTCGCTTTAGGAATATCACAAAACATCGCATGCCACATCAAACGTATAAATGGGACGGTAGGTTTGCATGCGCTCAATGTGGAAGCCATTTACTAAAGCATTTACTAG GACTTAACAGGACGGAAGGTTATTTAAGGGACGAAGATATGTCCAGATATACATGCACGCGACCTAGAGTCGACACTCGTATGTCGTATTCCACACAAGATTATCACAACAGGGATTATGATGCTTATAAta GTTATGACAAGAAGTACACATCTTATCAGAGTGATGGGAATGAAAGCGACACTGCCACAGACATACTTGTCTCAGCCCAGCCATACGAACAGAGAATTTCACCTGTATCACCTATAGAGTCACAAGATCATAAAGGTCATTCCAAATATCATCGCCGTAGTTACAGTCAGAGACGGGACTCTTTAGGGTCAGACTGCTCATCGATAGAAGACGTGGAAGAATCATACAGTAAACAACGACTACACAACAGATCCAAGTCAGCTGATGGACGAG AACTTTTAAGACGTACAGAACCAATGGGAAGCTCTGGTAGATCTCCTACTCCCAACAGAACAGACAGATTTGGACTGACGACAGGAGATCCTGGGTTCCGTAGTATCACACCAAATGTTTTACCTACACAGCATAACAGATTATTAGATAGAGG ATCTTTAACAAACATAACAACTGGTTTGAGACCATTTGCACCAAGAACACCTGGCGATATAAACATTGAAGATGTAGTAAAATTCTCTCGACAAGGTGGAAAACTTAGCCAAGGGAAAATCAAATTTGTTGGACATCTTCCAGGCAGAAGTGATATTTACTTAGGAGTAGAGCTTGATAAGGAAG atGGTAAACATGACGGCACATTTGAAGGAGTGAGGTATTATAAATG CAAACCCAATAAAGGAGTGTTTGTAGCATTCAACAAAGTGGTGATGGCTTGGGCTCCAAACTTGTAA
- the LOC139491953 gene encoding uncharacterized protein isoform X8: MPEKREEEVVSPSLQRANLRFRWAKTIPVSSNEIIFFSSHKMEEPLKLTWSEGADCYYSKDLEVPTGMYKGTLVIDEKSYPIDEVTVKHYTFEADLYVKDDIIEDNFSAEREKTVEDVDTYSDTNKSSNDQTGLHYTGKIEDIIRQQMHSVSPEQEFTVKSDHGSGRHTPIGDVGFETYQDGLNNSYSKHLNASVVEDEIEQSFNQSQHSSKPQTPQPTVEEIIENTLRESRSQERTTPQSDRLADFFSSEDQRISTDKILNGDGSLEFAEHYKSPSSSARQTPQRDFIGDVLGFDQPKSTEGSVHSYEQRRTPIRSVEGSLHSSARHTPLEGSMHGSDRRTSLEGSLHGSTRHTPLEGSLHGSDRRTPLDGSFHGSDRRTPLEGSLHGSLGRHTPLDDIVQTASPAGSLHGSTHSSTRQTPLQTSTRQTPSETFRTSQENLYGSHSSLPGHGGSRPLSLTSEQELTQYFEQSSKRVSEPASTGSTKTPTPQQYSSGIQSNGNRAHGASSLPVITTQQRLQAEKRSKTPDNYIRVPGSMTSPAAVARPSSVTRGSTSSSRASNRTITPGDDVERQLSMDSVVQKRIEDLEDTVRNLRKLLSAREQEVHELTDQLNDIRDINRSLQDDLEHSREKQSSTPKPGKNQELERRYGLLSNEKEILAQEVVKLHDHINDLQQRLERDGRPDGETHPSISSYDPNNPNALQRKIADLQSQVQDLQEANESAVLEVNNSERKIKELTKQNEGFRTTQNVGHQDLHAENRMLHDKISKLWEQGYGDSTDHKVRVENQQLRDDNRAIRERNYKLHEENLKLKEEVTEIRRVLERQSSDSKMSRISVGNLEREHMDSKYSSLDRSKLPSLGIEKSPNTSLTLLNGHTDHRPIPEKDGHRYSYRQNKEEKLYTGLSERESVNKYSTQIDDSKYRTSMEKSEPYLRNTYVSDDLKSSYDTDARTFRDVENKEESRFRSSLERAEAKLRSSLEKNSYLDKITRYETKGTDRLKTDRSLDRSLDRSRTHERPKSETYRSMPDGISDKDERSPSQRYDLTPTRHHDNRIDRKTEYEKRNDYGLESKSLTSIDRDYKTLTASYPELARIVPTSDAEKRREMSRSEVDLRPKRGRSRSPDRHNCTARSASPKRGLPKPSGFRFRNITKHRMPHQTYKWDGLNRTEGYLRDEDMSRYTCTRPRVDTRMSYSTQDYHNRDYDAYNSYDKKYTSYQSDGNESDTATDILVSAQPYEQRISPVSPIESQDHKGHSKYHRRSYSQRRDSLGSDCSSIEDVEESYSKQRLHNRSKSADGRELLRRTEPMGSSGRSPTPNRTDRFGLTTGDPGFRSITPNVLPTQHNRLLDRGSLTNITTGLRPFAPRTPGDINIEDVVKFSRQGGKLSQGKIKFVGHLPGRSDIYLGVELDKEDGKHDGTFEGVRYYKCKPNKGVFVAFNKVVMAWAPNL, from the exons ATATTATTGAGGATAATTTCTCTGCTGAACGAGAGAAGACCGTGGAAGATGTTGATACATACAGCGACACTAATAAATCTAGTAATGACCAAACAGGGTTACATTATACAGGCAAAATTGAGGACATTATACGACAACAGATGCATTCAGTCAGCCCTGAACAAGAGTTCACAGTTAAATCAGACCATGGTTCTGGCAGACATACACCTATAGGTGATGTTGGTTTTGAGACATACCAAGATGGATTAAATAATTCTTATAGCAAACATTTAAATGCATCTGTCGTGGAGGATGAAATCGAACAGAGTTTTAATCAATCTCAGCATTCTTCAAAACCACAAACCCCACAGCCTACAGTGgaagaaataattgaaaatacatTAAGAGAATCAAGAAGTCAGGAGCGAACAACTCCTCAGTCTGATCGTCTGGCTGACTTTTTCAGCAGCGAAGATCAAAGAATTTCTACTGATAAGATTTTAAATGGTGATGGATCATTAGAATTTGCTGAGCATTACAAATCCCCTTCTAGCTCTGCTCGGCAAACACCACAGAGGGACTTCATAGGTGATGTCCTTGGATTTGACCAGCCTAAATCAACTGAAGGCTCTGTCCATAGTTATGAGCAAAGAAGAACACCCATTAGGTCTGTAGAAGGTTCTCTGCATAGTTCAGCTAGACATACACCTTTAGAAGGTTCCATGCATGGTTCAGATAGGCGTACTTCGTTAGAAGGGTCCCTCCATGGATCAACCAGACACACACCTTTAGAAGGTTCTCTGCATGGATCAGATAGACGTACACCTTTAGATGGTTCCTTTCATGGATCAGATAGACGTACACCATTAGAAGGTTCCCTACATGGCTCACTGGGTAGACATACACCGTTAGATGATATAGTACAAACTGCCTCTCCTGCTGGAAGCCTTCATGGATCAACTCACAGTTCTACACGTCAGACCCCATTACAAACATCTACACGACAAACTCCCTCTGAGACCTTCCGAACAAGCCAGGAAAATTTATATGGGTCACACAGCTCATTACCTGGTCATGGTGGCTCAAGGCCCCTGAGTTTGACGAGTGAACAAGAATTAACACAATACTTTGAGCAGAGCAGTAAAAGAGTTAGTGAACCTGCTTCTACAGGATCAACTAAAACACCAACTCCACAACAATATTCTTCAGGAATACAAAGTAACGGTAATAGAGCTCACGGTGCGTCTAGTTTACCAGTAATCACTACACAGCAGAGACTTCAGGCAGAAAAACGTAGCAAGACACCAGATAATTATATCAGGGTTCCTGGTAGCATGACATCTCCTGCTGCTGTAGCTAGACCATCGTCAGTAACAAGAGGCTCCACCTCCTCATCCAGGGCCAGTAATAGGACTATCACACCAGGGGATGATGTGGAGAGACAACTTTCTATG GACAGTGTGGTGCAGAAAAGAATAGAGGATCTAGAAGATACAGTCAGAAATCTACGTAAATTATTAAGTGCTAGGGAACAAGAGGTCCATGAATTAACTGATCAACTCAATGATATTAGAGACATCAATAGGTCTTTACAAGATGATCTGGAACACAGCAGAGAGAAACAGTCAAGTACACCCAAACCTGGAAAAAATCAGGAG ttaGAAAGACGGTATGGCCTGTTATCCAATGAGAAGGAGATATTAGCACAGGAAGTGGTCAAACTACACGATCACATCAATGATTTACAGCAAAGATTAGAGAGAGATGGACGACCTGATGGAGAGACACATCCTAGTATAAGTAGTTACGATCCAAATAATCCAAACGCTCTTCAAAGAAAaatcg ctGACCTACAAAGTCAAGTACAAGACTTACAAGAAGCCAATGAGTCAGCAGTTTTGGAGGTGAATAATTCAGAGAGGAAAATAAAAGAGCTAACAAAACAGAATGAAGGTTTCAGAACAACACAAAATGTTGGTCATCAGGATTTACACGCAGAGAATAGAATGCTACATGATAAG ATATCCAAACTTTGGGAGCAAGGATATGGAGACAGTACAGATCACAAGGTCAGAGTTGAGAACCAACAGCTGAGAGATGATAATCGTGCCATCAGGGAAAGGAATTATAAACTACATGAAGAAAATCTTAAACTGAAAGAGGAAGTTACAGAAATCAGAAGAGTACTAGAGAGACAAAGCTCAGATTCCAAAATGTCTAGAATTAGTGTTGGTAATTTAG AAAGAGAACATATGGATTCCAAATATTCGAGCCTTGATAGATCAAAACTACCAAGTTTAGGAATAGAAAAATCACCAAACACAAGTTTGACTCTTTTAAATGGACATACTGATCATAGACCTATTCCAGAAAAAGATGGTCATCGCTATAGTTACCGACAAAACAAGGAAGAAAAATTATATACTGGACTAAGTGAGAGAGAAAGTGTAAATAAGTACTCTACTCAAATCGATGATTCTAAATATAGAACAAGTATGGAAAAGTCAGAGCCCTATCTACGAAATACTTACGTCAGTGACGATTTAAAGAGTTCTTATGATACAGATGCAAGAACATTTAGAGATGTAGAAAACAAAGAGGAAAGTCGATTTAGAAGTAGTTTGGAAAGAGCAGAAGCTAAATTGAGAAGTAGTTTAGAGAAAAATTCATATTTAGATAAAATTACACGATACGAAACGAAAGGTACTGATAGATTAAAAACTGATAGGAGTTTAGATAGGAGTTTGGATAGAAGTAGAACTCATGAACGACCAAAGTCAGAAACTTATCGCTCGATGCCGGATGGAATTAGTGACAAAGATGAAAGATCGCCTAGTCAGCGATACGATTTGACCCCAACTCGTCACCATgacaacagaattgacagaaagacagaatatgaaaaaagaaatgattATGGCTTAGAATCTAAAAGTCTGACCAGTATAGATAGGGATTATAAAACACTGACGGCATCTTACCCAGAACTAGCAAGAATAGTACCCACCTCTGATGCAGAAAAACGGAGAG AAATGTCTCGATCAGAGGTTGACCTTCGTCCTAAACGAGGACGTTCCAGATCACCAGATCGGCACAATTGTACAGCAAGATCTGCCAGCCCTAAAAGAGGGTTGCCAAAGCCTTCTGGCTTTCGCTTTAGGAATATCACAAAACATCGCATGCCACATCAAACGTATAAATGGGACG GACTTAACAGGACGGAAGGTTATTTAAGGGACGAAGATATGTCCAGATATACATGCACGCGACCTAGAGTCGACACTCGTATGTCGTATTCCACACAAGATTATCACAACAGGGATTATGATGCTTATAAta GTTATGACAAGAAGTACACATCTTATCAGAGTGATGGGAATGAAAGCGACACTGCCACAGACATACTTGTCTCAGCCCAGCCATACGAACAGAGAATTTCACCTGTATCACCTATAGAGTCACAAGATCATAAAGGTCATTCCAAATATCATCGCCGTAGTTACAGTCAGAGACGGGACTCTTTAGGGTCAGACTGCTCATCGATAGAAGACGTGGAAGAATCATACAGTAAACAACGACTACACAACAGATCCAAGTCAGCTGATGGACGAG AACTTTTAAGACGTACAGAACCAATGGGAAGCTCTGGTAGATCTCCTACTCCCAACAGAACAGACAGATTTGGACTGACGACAGGAGATCCTGGGTTCCGTAGTATCACACCAAATGTTTTACCTACACAGCATAACAGATTATTAGATAGAGG ATCTTTAACAAACATAACAACTGGTTTGAGACCATTTGCACCAAGAACACCTGGCGATATAAACATTGAAGATGTAGTAAAATTCTCTCGACAAGGTGGAAAACTTAGCCAAGGGAAAATCAAATTTGTTGGACATCTTCCAGGCAGAAGTGATATTTACTTAGGAGTAGAGCTTGATAAGGAAG atGGTAAACATGACGGCACATTTGAAGGAGTGAGGTATTATAAATG CAAACCCAATAAAGGAGTGTTTGTAGCATTCAACAAAGTGGTGATGGCTTGGGCTCCAAACTTGTAA